One window from the genome of Luteithermobacter gelatinilyticus encodes:
- a CDS encoding tetratricopeptide repeat protein has protein sequence MTRNTKTIKPLPAPKTAAQYDKQVKKATKFYKAGNYKEALRYFNSSLRYKDYSPNILPFMAQCLFKLGMKGKAIQMLEHALAQNADNPAICEIIGGACLAMDLNDLAIKCYQLYIQQNPSNPMGYNNLATALRENDQVDDSIELLKSIIPQFPDNFMLWNTLAAAVSFRDGYPASLVFYEEAYRLNPDSVMVILNLALTYSHLGMHEKAWELAQRATELAPNDPKAYQALWHNSFAIGKFDEAFAAMKMLNHPASAESVFMPYDIPQWQGEDLRGKVIFIGAEQGVGDEILFAALYPEIIRTAKHVIIGCDHRLVDLYRHSFPEATVLGYKGGLNQEGLRIRLYDGLEPEKVDYMCLYMQALRYCWRRLEDIPDMSDGFLHPTEDKADYWRQKLATLPHKINVGICWRSGLLLARRKEHYAGLGDWAPLLRNENINFINVQYGDCEEEIREFEAQTGLTIHRFEELDLKDDFEGTAALMKNLDLVIGPATTPLPLAAASGCPAWWLHTRRPWYAFGEERGTPMFRKARKTIKPADMTWADFFPVFTEEEFRPWLETIKATKG, from the coding sequence ATGACACGTAACACAAAAACCATCAAACCGCTTCCTGCCCCCAAAACGGCCGCCCAGTATGACAAGCAGGTCAAAAAAGCCACCAAATTCTACAAAGCGGGCAACTACAAAGAAGCACTCAGATATTTTAATTCCTCTCTCAGATATAAAGATTATTCTCCCAATATTCTGCCTTTCATGGCGCAGTGTCTGTTCAAACTCGGCATGAAGGGAAAAGCAATACAGATGCTGGAACATGCCCTGGCGCAGAATGCTGATAATCCGGCGATTTGTGAAATTATTGGCGGGGCCTGTCTGGCCATGGATTTGAATGATCTGGCCATTAAGTGTTATCAGCTCTACATTCAGCAGAACCCCTCGAACCCCATGGGGTATAACAACCTGGCTACAGCGTTGAGGGAAAATGACCAGGTCGATGACTCCATCGAACTTCTCAAATCCATTATCCCCCAGTTTCCCGACAATTTCATGCTGTGGAATACGCTGGCTGCGGCGGTAAGCTTTCGTGATGGTTATCCGGCCAGCCTGGTTTTTTATGAAGAAGCCTATCGTTTGAATCCCGACAGTGTCATGGTGATCCTGAATCTGGCACTTACCTATTCTCATCTCGGAATGCATGAGAAGGCATGGGAGCTGGCACAAAGAGCGACTGAACTGGCCCCCAACGATCCCAAAGCCTATCAGGCGTTATGGCACAACAGTTTTGCAATCGGCAAATTTGACGAAGCCTTTGCCGCTATGAAAATGCTTAATCATCCAGCCTCGGCGGAATCTGTTTTTATGCCTTATGACATTCCGCAATGGCAGGGAGAGGACTTGCGCGGCAAAGTCATCTTTATTGGAGCCGAACAGGGCGTCGGCGACGAAATCCTGTTTGCCGCCCTATATCCAGAGATAATCCGGACCGCCAAACATGTGATCATTGGCTGCGACCATCGTCTGGTCGACCTGTACCGGCACAGTTTCCCAGAGGCCACCGTTCTGGGGTACAAGGGCGGACTCAACCAGGAGGGGTTAAGAATACGGCTATATGACGGGCTTGAGCCAGAGAAGGTGGATTATATGTGCCTGTATATGCAGGCGTTACGATACTGCTGGCGTCGCCTGGAGGACATTCCGGACATGAGTGACGGTTTTCTGCACCCCACAGAAGACAAGGCCGACTATTGGCGTCAAAAACTGGCAACACTGCCGCATAAAATTAACGTGGGAATCTGTTGGCGCAGCGGCCTGTTGTTAGCGCGACGCAAGGAACATTATGCCGGTCTTGGGGATTGGGCCCCCCTGCTGCGCAATGAAAATATCAATTTCATCAATGTGCAATATGGGGATTGTGAAGAGGAAATCCGGGAGTTCGAAGCGCAGACCGGCCTAACCATCCACAGGTTTGAGGAACTGGATCTCAAGGATGATTTTGAAGGCACTGCGGCGTTGATGAAAAATCTTGATCTGGTGATCGGTCCGGCCACTACCCCGCTCCCGTTGGCTGCCGCTTCCGGCTGTCCGGCCTGGTGGCTGCATACAAGACGTCCCTGGTATGCTTTTGGTGAGGAACGCGGGACGCCCATG
- the flbT gene encoding flagellar biosynthesis repressor FlbT produces MALKLSLKPGEKIVVNGAVIVNGDRRSTLVLQNKASLLREKDIMLAEEVDTPVKHVYFPIMLMYMDEKGFKKYHEEFVLRMTELLGVVENPEAKTLCVAISKDVMDGEFYKALMKCKKLFEYEKVRLAYVPESISDDTTGE; encoded by the coding sequence ATGGCACTGAAACTGTCACTTAAACCGGGTGAGAAAATAGTCGTAAACGGGGCAGTCATTGTAAACGGGGACCGACGGTCAACCCTCGTGCTTCAGAACAAAGCATCGCTCCTCAGGGAAAAGGACATTATGTTGGCGGAAGAAGTGGATACGCCCGTCAAGCATGTCTATTTTCCCATTATGTTGATGTATATGGATGAAAAGGGGTTCAAAAAATATCATGAGGAATTTGTTCTGAGAATGACAGAACTTCTCGGGGTGGTGGAGAATCCCGAAGCCAAAACACTCTGTGTCGCCATCAGCAAGGATGTGATGGACGGAGAATTTTACAAGGCCCTGATGAAATGCAAGAAACTCTTTGAATATGAAAAAGTGAGATTGGCATATGTCCCTGAAAGCATATCAGACGACACAACAGGCGAGTGA
- the flaF gene encoding flagellar biosynthesis regulator FlaF: MSLKAYQTTQQASETASQTEYRLFADVTRALMEAKGLSKLDQKLHDALYWNRRVWSTLATDCALEGNQLPAQLRAQIISLSIFIGKYSSQVARGEQDIQTLIDINKNIMEGLAMQAQRQSQASEAASEDKTAKTPPSQGLSYTV; this comes from the coding sequence ATGTCCCTGAAAGCATATCAGACGACACAACAGGCGAGTGAAACAGCCAGCCAGACCGAATACCGTTTGTTTGCTGACGTTACGCGCGCATTGATGGAGGCCAAGGGGTTATCCAAACTGGATCAGAAACTCCACGATGCGTTGTATTGGAACCGTCGGGTATGGTCCACGCTAGCCACGGACTGTGCGCTGGAAGGGAATCAGTTGCCCGCGCAACTGAGGGCACAGATTATTTCTCTATCCATCTTTATTGGGAAATATAGTTCCCAGGTTGCGCGCGGCGAGCAGGACATCCAAACGCTGATCGACATTAACAAGAATATCATGGAAGGGTTAGCGATGCAGGCGCAGCGTCAGTCTCAGGCTTCTGAGGCTGCTTCCGAAGACAAAACGGCAAAAACACCGCCGTCTCAGGGCTTGTCCTATACCGTCTGA
- a CDS encoding flagellin: MAFSVNTNAGALFALQNLNSTNSSLDTVQNRINTGLKVASAKDNAAVFAIAQGQRADLAGLESVKSSLDRATSSVDVALAAAEAVSDLLIQLKEKATAATDPGADADARTALNDEFQNLLSQIDTVVNNAEFNGVNAVKTGGANIQALVALPTGANTAGDYSITVTATDISASNGLDLTSGLAITTAGGASGALAKITAAESTLNTFLSKLGAGAKRVEIQRTFTNKLADQIEVGIGNLVDADLARESANLQSLQVKQQLGLQALSIANQAPGTVLSLFR, from the coding sequence ATGGCATTTTCAGTCAACACCAATGCAGGCGCTCTTTTCGCTCTGCAGAACCTCAATTCCACCAATTCCTCTCTTGATACTGTTCAGAACCGCATCAACACGGGCCTGAAGGTTGCCAGCGCCAAAGACAATGCAGCGGTTTTCGCCATTGCCCAGGGTCAGCGGGCCGACCTTGCCGGGCTGGAGTCAGTGAAATCTTCACTGGATCGGGCAACCAGCTCTGTTGACGTGGCGCTTGCGGCGGCCGAGGCCGTTTCAGACCTTCTGATTCAGTTGAAAGAAAAAGCAACAGCAGCAACTGACCCTGGAGCAGACGCCGACGCTCGTACGGCTCTGAATGACGAGTTCCAGAACCTTCTGAGCCAGATTGATACGGTTGTCAACAATGCCGAGTTTAATGGCGTGAATGCCGTGAAGACCGGTGGTGCAAATATTCAGGCTCTTGTGGCTCTGCCGACAGGCGCCAATACGGCTGGCGATTATTCTATTACCGTGACGGCTACGGATATTTCCGCAAGTAACGGTCTTGACCTGACATCAGGTTTGGCCATTACCACCGCTGGCGGGGCTTCCGGTGCTCTGGCCAAGATTACTGCCGCAGAAAGCACGCTGAACACGTTCTTGTCCAAACTGGGCGCTGGCGCAAAACGCGTGGAAATTCAGCGGACCTTTACGAACAAACTGGCCGACCAGATTGAAGTTGGTATCGGGAACCTGGTGGATGCCGATCTGGCTCGTGAAAGCGCGAACCTGCAATCACTGCAGGTGAAGCAGCAGTTGGGTCTGCAGGCGCTCTCCATTGCTAATCAGGCGCCGGGAACCGTACTCTCCCTCTTCCGGTAA
- a CDS encoding flagellar protein FlaG encodes MVDGIDTYSPLFAQAGVVRANEQPTGNGPDVKGPVGTERPRTEQTSGVNETDVSAAIRKAAEEKLNSLSAGSVEKFLNAAEEFINKSLPNKPPQTRLRINQDDATGVFVYQGVDVNSGEVVKQWPADEILKFLAFYREKEGAEGIVLDVDA; translated from the coding sequence ATGGTTGACGGAATCGACACATATAGTCCGCTTTTTGCGCAGGCTGGTGTTGTCCGTGCAAACGAACAGCCAACGGGCAATGGGCCGGACGTAAAAGGGCCTGTCGGGACCGAAAGGCCCAGGACAGAGCAGACCAGCGGGGTAAACGAAACCGACGTTTCCGCCGCGATCAGAAAAGCAGCGGAAGAAAAACTCAATTCCTTAAGCGCGGGCAGCGTTGAAAAATTTCTCAACGCCGCGGAAGAATTTATCAATAAATCGCTTCCCAACAAACCACCCCAGACCCGGTTGCGTATCAATCAGGATGATGCAACGGGAGTGTTTGTGTATCAGGGGGTAGATGTAAATTCAGGGGAAGTAGTTAAACAGTGGCCGGCGGATGAAATTCTCAAATTCCTGGCGTTTTATCGCGAGAAGGAAGGGGCCGAAGGAATTGTTCTTGATGTTGATGCGTAA
- a CDS encoding flagellin — protein MSFSVNTNASALSALQNLNKTTTDLETVQTRINTGLKISTAKDNAAIFSIAQQLRADLKGYNAVKQSLDRSISTVDIALAAAGSISDILIEMKEKAVAAADAGLDQKSRDALAEDFEALRDQITTIINNAEFNGTNILDGGTDIIVAITNPDATQTITIAHQNLTLGGPNITLTAGDSITTQTDAAAMVTTVDTALDNVNSVLTSLGAGGKSLEAQRVFSDKIADSLEVGIGNLVDANMAKESANLQALQVKQQLGVQALSIANQAPQSILNLFGG, from the coding sequence ATGTCCTTCTCAGTTAACACCAATGCCAGTGCCTTGTCCGCACTACAAAACCTGAACAAAACGACCACAGATCTGGAAACGGTACAAACCCGGATCAATACGGGCCTGAAAATTTCAACTGCCAAGGATAACGCGGCGATTTTTTCCATTGCCCAACAATTACGGGCGGATTTGAAGGGATATAACGCGGTTAAGCAAAGTCTGGACAGGTCTATCAGTACGGTAGATATTGCCCTGGCCGCGGCAGGCTCTATTTCAGACATTTTGATTGAGATGAAAGAAAAAGCCGTTGCAGCAGCAGACGCAGGGCTCGATCAGAAAAGCCGCGATGCCCTAGCCGAAGATTTCGAAGCCCTTCGGGATCAGATCACCACCATCATCAACAATGCGGAATTCAACGGAACGAATATTCTGGACGGCGGCACGGATATTATCGTTGCCATCACTAATCCGGACGCCACCCAAACCATTACCATTGCCCACCAGAATCTAACCTTGGGCGGCCCGAATATTACTTTGACGGCCGGGGATTCCATTACGACCCAGACCGATGCCGCGGCCATGGTCACAACTGTGGATACGGCACTGGACAATGTGAATTCGGTTCTGACATCTCTTGGTGCTGGCGGAAAGTCCCTGGAAGCGCAGCGGGTATTTTCCGACAAGATTGCCGATAGCCTTGAAGTGGGAATAGGAAACTTGGTGGACGCCAATATGGCCAAGGAAAGTGCCAATCTTCAGGCCCTACAGGTGAAACAACAATTGGGGGTTCAGGCCCTGTCCATCGCCAATCAGGCCCCACAGTCCATTCTCAACCTGTTTGGCGGCTGA
- a CDS encoding rod-binding protein — MEMKVFDIQGKNVVQHSVESPKTQAQKAARDAANEFEAIFLSEILKNMSMGLQTDGPFGGGHSEGIYRDLLNEQMANTISRNGGIGLSDAVYREILKTQEAGQQDNVPAPSLSPQK, encoded by the coding sequence ATGGAAATGAAAGTCTTTGACATCCAGGGCAAAAACGTTGTTCAGCACAGTGTGGAGAGCCCCAAAACCCAGGCCCAGAAAGCGGCCCGGGATGCCGCCAATGAGTTCGAGGCCATCTTCCTTTCGGAAATCCTGAAAAATATGTCGATGGGGCTGCAAACCGATGGGCCGTTTGGCGGCGGGCACAGTGAGGGCATATACCGGGACCTGTTGAATGAACAAATGGCCAACACAATCAGCCGCAATGGTGGCATCGGGCTTTCCGATGCTGTGTATCGCGAAATACTGAAAACCCAGGAAGCCGGACAGCAGGACAATGTCCCTGCCCCCTCCCTTTCCCCACAAAAATGA
- a CDS encoding flagellar basal body P-ring protein FlgI, translated as MGKISSEQALKKSVVFLLLFVAVFITVSGNVSAASRIKDLVAVEGVRENQLVGYGLVVGLNGTGDTLRNAPFTQQSITAMLERLGVNTRDATMKTDNTAAVMVTASLPPFARAGSRIDVTISAIGDAEDLRGGTLIVTPLLGADGEVYAVAQGALQIAGFSAGGDAANITTGVPTAGRIPNGAIIEREINYSMADLDVLHLALREPDFTTAQRIAETINRELGVNVADPVDPATVQLQKPRGYPKNMISLVTEIEQFYVEPDQKARVVIDEKSGIIVIGQEVRVSEVAIAQGNLTIRVTETPQVSQPAPFAQGGETQVVPRTEVEVDTGEGKKLALLKPGVNLQDLVDGLNALGIGPRDMISILQALKVSGALHADIEVM; from the coding sequence ATGGGTAAAATCAGTTCAGAACAGGCGCTGAAAAAAAGCGTTGTCTTTTTGCTCCTCTTTGTCGCTGTTTTTATAACAGTGTCGGGAAACGTTTCTGCGGCTTCCCGTATCAAGGATCTGGTTGCCGTAGAGGGCGTGAGGGAAAACCAACTGGTCGGTTATGGTCTTGTGGTTGGCCTGAATGGCACCGGCGATACACTGCGCAACGCCCCCTTTACCCAGCAAAGTATCACGGCCATGCTGGAGCGTTTAGGGGTTAACACCCGCGACGCCACCATGAAAACAGACAACACTGCTGCGGTTATGGTCACGGCGAGCCTGCCCCCTTTTGCCCGTGCCGGCAGCCGTATTGATGTAACCATCAGCGCCATCGGAGACGCTGAAGATTTGCGGGGGGGGACACTTATCGTCACCCCCTTGCTCGGCGCCGATGGTGAAGTTTATGCCGTCGCGCAAGGGGCGCTGCAGATTGCCGGTTTTTCCGCGGGCGGCGATGCGGCAAACATCACAACCGGCGTTCCTACAGCTGGCCGTATTCCCAATGGGGCCATCATTGAGCGCGAAATCAACTACAGTATGGCGGATCTTGATGTTCTTCATCTTGCGTTAAGAGAACCGGATTTTACCACGGCGCAACGGATTGCAGAAACCATTAACCGGGAACTGGGGGTTAATGTGGCGGACCCCGTGGACCCGGCAACGGTACAGTTGCAGAAACCCCGGGGATATCCCAAAAATATGATTTCTTTGGTGACGGAAATTGAACAATTTTATGTGGAACCGGACCAGAAAGCCCGGGTTGTGATTGATGAAAAATCCGGAATCATTGTGATTGGGCAGGAAGTTCGGGTCAGTGAAGTGGCCATCGCGCAGGGCAACCTGACCATTCGGGTTACGGAAACACCCCAGGTATCCCAACCCGCCCCCTTTGCCCAAGGCGGAGAGACGCAGGTGGTTCCCCGCACCGAAGTTGAGGTGGACACTGGTGAAGGCAAAAAACTCGCCCTACTGAAACCCGGAGTGAATCTCCAAGATCTTGTTGATGGCTTAAATGCCTTGGGAATCGGGCCAAGGGACATGATTTCCATCCTTCAGGCCCTCAAGGTTTCCGGCGCACTGCATGCGGATATAGAGGTGATGTGA
- a CDS encoding flagellar assembly protein FliX: MEIKGPGKISTPGVSRKKDKKATDKAGFQKQLSTEETSASAGLSGTAPLTAVTSLLALQEAGTATDGRSRGVARAEELLDHLEAIRTGLLIGQIPVQKLRDVAKVVNQQRGVVNDKALESLLDDIELRVKVELAKLEMID, translated from the coding sequence ATGGAAATCAAAGGACCCGGAAAAATCTCCACGCCAGGAGTGAGCCGGAAAAAAGACAAGAAAGCGACAGATAAAGCCGGTTTCCAGAAACAGCTCTCCACCGAGGAAACATCCGCCAGCGCCGGGCTCAGTGGAACCGCACCGCTTACAGCGGTGACCTCTTTACTGGCCCTGCAGGAAGCGGGCACGGCCACCGATGGGCGGTCCCGTGGCGTCGCACGGGCAGAAGAACTTCTGGATCATCTGGAAGCCATCAGGACAGGACTGCTGATCGGGCAAATCCCCGTCCAGAAACTACGTGACGTTGCAAAAGTGGTCAATCAACAGCGCGGAGTCGTTAATGATAAAGCGCTGGAGAGCCTTCTTGATGACATAGAACTGCGGGTCAAGGTTGAACTGGCGAAACTTGAAATGATTGACTAA
- the dksA gene encoding RNA polymerase-binding protein DksA — translation MTVELPEGYKPSADEEFMNPMQVEYFRRKLLKWKEDILRDSKETLNHLQEDSLKEPDIADRASSETDWSVELRTRDRQRKLIAKIDAALERIRKGEYGYCEVTGEPISLERLDARPIATMTLEAQEMHEKYEKVHRDD, via the coding sequence ATGACAGTCGAGTTGCCTGAGGGATACAAACCGTCTGCAGATGAAGAGTTTATGAACCCTATGCAGGTTGAGTATTTTCGGCGGAAATTGCTCAAATGGAAAGAGGATATTCTGCGTGATTCCAAAGAAACGCTGAATCACCTTCAGGAAGATAGTCTCAAGGAACCTGATATTGCAGACCGCGCCTCGTCTGAAACAGACTGGTCTGTGGAATTGAGAACCCGCGACCGTCAACGCAAGCTGATTGCCAAGATTGACGCCGCCTTGGAGCGCATCCGCAAAGGTGAATATGGCTATTGTGAGGTGACCGGTGAACCCATCAGCCTGGAACGGCTGGATGCCCGTCCCATTGCCACCATGACCCTGGAAGCCCAGGAAATGCATGAAAAATACGAAAAGGTGCACCGGGACGACTGA
- a CDS encoding acyl-CoA thioesterase yields MSDFDDKFHRQPTIRTIPSYSNLNANGHIFGGWILSQMDMAAGIEAIRYVGGPVATVAVEAMKFHAPVLPGDWLSVYTDIVRVGTTSITIHIEVMVMRRGLKEEIKVTEGDFVFVALNEDHKPTPIHKKD; encoded by the coding sequence ATGAGCGATTTTGACGATAAATTTCATAGACAGCCCACCATTCGCACCATCCCCAGTTATTCCAATCTAAATGCCAATGGTCATATTTTCGGTGGCTGGATTTTATCGCAAATGGACATGGCGGCGGGAATTGAAGCCATCAGATATGTGGGCGGACCCGTGGCGACTGTGGCCGTGGAAGCCATGAAATTTCACGCCCCTGTGTTGCCGGGCGACTGGCTCAGTGTCTATACCGATATCGTCCGGGTCGGCACCACCTCCATCACCATCCATATTGAGGTTATGGTGATGCGTCGGGGCCTGAAAGAAGAAATCAAAGTCACCGAAGGGGATTTTGTGTTTGTTGCCCTGAATGAAGATCACAAACCAACCCCCATCCATAAAAAGGACTGA
- a CDS encoding S24 family peptidase, whose translation MDYTSYYKQVRERLDHLIRTSSRDDYASISALIGKNHAYIQQFIKRGVPKCLNQEDLNTILEHFDLPADYFGSPEDFPTPGQASPHFPADFQPSDYILVNVYDVQAAAGSGAFAENNDVHNRLAFRKSWIRDSSNASEEDLAVITVSGDSMAPTLVDGDHILVDMTEKKIRNDGIYVLRNDDMLLVKRISLNPVTGLCSIKSDNPHYESWSGCEPESLDILGRVIWMGRKI comes from the coding sequence ATGGATTATACGTCTTATTACAAGCAGGTAAGGGAGCGCCTTGACCATCTGATCCGGACAAGCTCCCGAGATGATTATGCCTCCATATCGGCGCTGATAGGAAAAAATCACGCCTATATACAGCAGTTCATCAAACGCGGTGTGCCCAAATGTTTGAATCAGGAAGACCTGAACACCATCCTTGAACATTTTGATCTGCCGGCAGATTATTTTGGTTCACCGGAGGATTTTCCTACGCCGGGACAAGCTTCTCCTCACTTTCCGGCAGATTTTCAACCATCGGATTATATTCTGGTTAACGTATATGATGTCCAGGCCGCCGCCGGCAGCGGTGCGTTTGCCGAAAACAACGACGTGCATAACCGACTGGCTTTTCGGAAAAGCTGGATTCGCGATAGCTCGAATGCCAGTGAAGAAGATCTGGCGGTGATTACGGTATCAGGCGATTCAATGGCGCCAACGCTGGTTGACGGGGATCATATTCTGGTGGACATGACAGAAAAAAAAATCCGTAATGACGGCATTTATGTCCTGCGCAATGATGATATGCTGCTGGTCAAAAGAATATCCCTAAATCCCGTCACGGGTCTATGCAGCATCAAAAGCGACAATCCACATTATGAAAGCTGGTCGGGGTGCGAACCTGAGAGCCTGGATATTTTGGGTCGGGTCATCTGGATGGGCCGAAAAATCTGA
- a CDS encoding putative bifunctional diguanylate cyclase/phosphodiesterase, with product MSADRGLELKFEQEVERYNYFDSLTNLPNKHYFYQVIEDRFGDDLPPGDAAVLFINIFKLQRINESYGYEAGDELLKMIAQKIQSCLPPEGLLARFDGDKFVILLNDEAYDSAENEAVALARQIHHELTKKIHLGNQKIQVAATIGISSGTSTLHNLIELLQDAHTAMQRINGLSTDRTLVYKPEIKSRAQSILKLETELGVAIDNRELEVYYQPIINLASGTLIGFEALSRWNHPERGAVSPAEFIPLAEESGLILPMGRWCMTTACQQLSEWIKKYPEAGALMINVNVSNMQITQDDVMAVARDALRHSGLEGHHLKLEITESSLVENADQARDILLDLKSLGLQLAIDDFGTGYSSLSYLHRFPIDTLKIDRSFIMDMNRNEDSQKLVHIISNLATTLGLDLVAEGIEQQEQLLILRQLGCHAGQGFLIAPPLPASEAENFIAGGHNSR from the coding sequence TTGAGTGCCGATAGAGGGCTGGAACTGAAATTTGAGCAGGAAGTTGAACGTTACAATTATTTTGACAGTCTCACCAATCTTCCAAACAAACATTATTTTTATCAGGTGATAGAGGACAGGTTTGGCGATGACCTGCCTCCCGGCGACGCGGCTGTTCTGTTTATCAATATTTTCAAGCTCCAGCGTATTAATGAGAGTTACGGTTATGAAGCGGGTGATGAGCTGTTGAAAATGATTGCTCAGAAAATTCAGTCCTGCCTGCCCCCCGAAGGACTCCTGGCCCGCTTTGATGGCGACAAATTTGTCATACTTTTAAATGACGAGGCGTATGATTCTGCGGAAAATGAAGCTGTTGCCCTTGCTCGCCAAATTCATCATGAACTGACAAAAAAGATTCATCTGGGGAATCAGAAAATTCAGGTGGCCGCCACCATTGGCATTTCTTCCGGAACCTCCACCTTGCATAACCTTATCGAACTGCTCCAGGATGCCCATACTGCAATGCAACGCATTAACGGGCTGAGCACCGACCGGACCCTGGTCTATAAACCGGAAATCAAAAGCCGAGCCCAGTCGATCCTGAAGCTGGAGACAGAATTGGGCGTGGCCATAGATAACCGGGAACTTGAAGTTTATTATCAGCCCATTATCAATCTTGCCAGCGGTACCCTCATCGGATTTGAAGCCTTATCTCGCTGGAACCACCCGGAACGGGGTGCCGTCTCTCCGGCAGAGTTTATTCCGCTTGCCGAGGAAAGCGGTCTGATTCTGCCAATGGGACGCTGGTGTATGACCACCGCGTGCCAGCAACTCAGTGAGTGGATCAAAAAATATCCGGAAGCCGGGGCGCTGATGATCAATGTGAATGTTTCTAATATGCAAATCACCCAGGATGACGTAATGGCGGTTGCCCGTGATGCGTTGCGCCATTCCGGACTGGAAGGTCACCATCTAAAACTGGAAATTACCGAATCCAGCTTGGTGGAAAATGCAGACCAGGCCCGGGATATTCTGCTCGATCTGAAATCCTTGGGACTGCAACTCGCCATTGATGATTTTGGCACCGGATATTCATCCCTCAGCTATCTGCACCGCTTTCCCATAGATACATTGAAAATTGATCGCAGCTTCATTATGGACATGAACCGTAACGAGGACAGCCAAAAACTTGTGCATATCATCAGCAACCTGGCGACAACCCTGGGACTTGATCTGGTGGCCGAAGGGATTGAACAGCAGGAACAGTTGCTGATCCTGCGCCAATTGGGCTGTCATGCCGGACAGGGGTTCCTTATCGCTCCTCCCCTGCCCGCTTCTGAGGCAGAAAACTTCATCGCCGGCGGCCATAATTCCCGGTAA